From Streptomyces sp. NBC_00370, a single genomic window includes:
- a CDS encoding 2-keto-4-pentenoate hydratase, whose amino-acid sequence MSAVPDATESGGQPDRAAAARALYAISRGELVEGRAPAELLAYEGQPVESGLPLQLAVLDLWRAAGEEQGGWKVAWTSRGARDRGGKDFRPFGFILAGRIHASGERLDASAIPNGAVEAEICLTIGEHIGGAGVTPEQARAAVRAVAPSFEIISRRLPEGVSMPVRIGNGMNNWGLVVGEEHSPDSLDLDALSVELRKDGELLGTGTAGPDVLDDPYVSLARVCAVLHRQGLALEPGQRIITGSLLPGEKIGQAKSFEARFGGLGSVVVDFG is encoded by the coding sequence GTGAGCGCCGTGCCGGACGCGACGGAGTCCGGCGGGCAGCCGGACCGGGCAGCGGCGGCGCGTGCCCTGTACGCGATCTCGCGCGGTGAGCTGGTCGAGGGCCGGGCTCCGGCCGAACTGCTCGCCTACGAGGGGCAGCCGGTGGAGAGCGGACTGCCGCTGCAGCTCGCGGTCCTCGATCTCTGGCGCGCGGCCGGCGAGGAACAGGGCGGCTGGAAGGTCGCCTGGACCTCGCGCGGCGCACGCGACAGGGGCGGCAAGGACTTCCGGCCGTTCGGCTTCATCCTGGCCGGCCGTATCCACGCGTCGGGGGAGCGGCTGGACGCCTCGGCCATCCCGAACGGGGCCGTCGAGGCGGAGATCTGTCTGACGATCGGGGAGCACATCGGCGGTGCGGGCGTCACCCCCGAACAGGCCCGCGCCGCCGTGCGCGCGGTGGCTCCCTCGTTCGAGATCATCTCGCGCCGGCTGCCGGAGGGCGTGTCCATGCCGGTGCGGATCGGCAACGGCATGAACAACTGGGGCCTCGTGGTCGGTGAGGAGCACAGCCCGGACAGCCTCGACCTCGACGCCCTGTCGGTCGAGCTGCGCAAGGACGGCGAGCTGCTGGGCACCGGCACGGCCGGTCCCGACGTACTCGACGACCCGTACGTGTCGCTGGCGCGGGTGTGCGCGGTCCTGCACCGGCAGGGGCTCGCGCTGGAGCCGGGGCAGCGGATCATCACCGGGTCCCTGCTGCCGGGCGAGAAGATCGGGCAGGCGAAGTCCTTCGAGGCCCGCTTCGGCGGACTGGGCAGCGTCGTCGTCGACTTCGGCTGA
- a CDS encoding thiamine pyrophosphate-binding protein: protein MKVYEALARAFAAEGTTAVFGMMGDANMYWMNELDRLGVQLFEARHEGGALAMADGWGRTDGAPGVATTTSGPGVAQLATTLLVASRARTPLVAFVGEAPSGDDSYVQRLDQGRFAEACESGFVHLTTPDNAYEAVQQAFYRAKTESRPILLSAPMDIQQKPFDDEEVYVPSADLLNADPVFPNPVSIAKAADVLANSERPVLIVGRGAQRSGAGPAILELAESTGAIISTTLMAKTWLNEDDFHVGISGLYSTKTAMELFQEADAVIAVGAGLNKYTTEHGYLYPGAKFIHIDSKPQVVMGDGRSADVYVQSDAKAGITELKRVLDERGVRQSGYRTPDVKERLVTAFEDKQHYDLEPDTVDPRDVCRILDEQIPAEVGLVIGGGQNICFSTILMTKQRRMILMNQHFGCIGQGLTTAMGAMVATENKPTFLMEGDAGFMMHLPEFETAVRYGLPLLVVIMNDQLLGAEYHKAVAKGLNADLARVTTPNLGDVGRALGGRGALVTKIEDLAPAVAEYLADPVATIIDVRISTSVISIPYRRLHFGQDA from the coding sequence ATGAAGGTATACGAGGCTCTGGCGCGCGCCTTCGCGGCCGAGGGAACCACTGCCGTCTTCGGCATGATGGGCGACGCCAACATGTACTGGATGAACGAGCTGGACAGGCTCGGCGTCCAGCTTTTCGAGGCGCGGCACGAAGGCGGTGCCCTGGCGATGGCCGACGGCTGGGGCCGTACCGACGGAGCCCCCGGCGTCGCCACCACCACATCGGGCCCGGGGGTGGCCCAGCTCGCGACGACCCTGCTCGTCGCCTCCCGGGCGCGCACCCCGCTGGTCGCCTTCGTCGGCGAGGCGCCCTCGGGCGACGACTCGTACGTCCAGCGCCTTGACCAGGGCCGCTTCGCCGAGGCGTGCGAGTCCGGGTTCGTCCACCTGACCACGCCGGACAACGCGTACGAGGCGGTGCAGCAGGCGTTCTACCGCGCCAAGACCGAGTCACGGCCGATCCTGCTGAGCGCGCCGATGGACATCCAGCAGAAGCCGTTCGACGACGAGGAGGTCTACGTACCGTCGGCGGACCTGCTCAACGCCGACCCGGTCTTCCCCAACCCGGTCTCGATCGCCAAGGCGGCCGACGTGCTCGCCAACAGCGAGCGGCCCGTCCTCATCGTGGGCCGCGGCGCCCAGCGCTCCGGCGCCGGCCCGGCCATCCTGGAGCTGGCCGAGTCCACCGGCGCGATCATCTCGACCACGCTCATGGCGAAGACCTGGCTGAACGAGGACGACTTCCACGTCGGCATCTCGGGGCTGTACTCCACCAAGACGGCCATGGAGCTGTTCCAGGAGGCCGACGCGGTCATCGCCGTCGGCGCCGGGCTGAACAAGTACACGACCGAGCACGGCTATCTGTACCCGGGCGCCAAGTTCATCCACATCGACTCCAAGCCCCAGGTCGTCATGGGCGACGGCCGCTCCGCCGACGTCTACGTGCAGTCCGACGCGAAGGCCGGCATCACCGAACTCAAGCGCGTCCTCGACGAGAGAGGTGTCCGCCAGTCGGGATACCGCACCCCCGACGTCAAGGAGCGGCTGGTCACGGCGTTCGAGGACAAGCAGCACTACGACCTGGAGCCGGACACCGTCGACCCGCGTGACGTGTGCCGCATCCTGGACGAGCAGATCCCCGCCGAGGTCGGCCTGGTCATCGGCGGCGGGCAGAACATCTGCTTCTCCACGATCCTGATGACCAAGCAGCGCCGGATGATCCTGATGAACCAGCACTTCGGCTGCATCGGGCAGGGCCTGACCACCGCCATGGGCGCCATGGTCGCGACGGAGAACAAGCCCACCTTCCTGATGGAGGGCGACGCGGGCTTCATGATGCATCTGCCCGAGTTCGAGACGGCGGTGCGTTACGGGCTGCCGCTCCTCGTCGTCATCATGAACGACCAGCTGCTCGGCGCCGAGTACCACAAGGCCGTCGCGAAGGGCCTCAACGCCGACCTGGCCCGGGTCACCACACCGAACCTGGGCGACGTCGGCCGCGCGCTCGGCGGCCGTGGCGCGCTCGTGACGAAGATCGAGGACCTGGCGCCCGCGGTCGCCGAGTACCTGGCCGACCCGGTCGCCACCATCATCGACGTACGGATATCGACGTCCGTCATCAGCATCCCGTACCGCCGCCTGCACTTCGGGCAGGACGCGTGA
- a CDS encoding GntR family transcriptional regulator, translating to MTVRSTGPDGEHNPVLARLILAGDGQAPARGSMPETVAAALREAILDGGLAPGSWLREAEVARELKVSRTPVRDAFRILASEGLVNINANQGALVTPMTSDDVLELYVMREALEALAARLAARRAPQRCFDEFSTLIPTMKEVGESGDFRELSKLNFQFHAIIRDAAGNRYLERALTQVQNAARRFPDPTLGLPGRVTESISEHVALADAISQGDAAKAEKLASEHMHHLSELRIRMLLHN from the coding sequence GTGACTGTTCGCTCGACCGGACCCGACGGTGAGCACAACCCCGTGCTCGCGCGTCTGATTCTCGCCGGCGACGGCCAGGCACCGGCCCGGGGCAGCATGCCCGAAACGGTCGCCGCCGCCTTGCGGGAGGCCATTTTGGACGGCGGTCTCGCGCCGGGGTCCTGGCTGCGCGAGGCCGAGGTGGCACGTGAGTTGAAGGTGAGCAGGACGCCGGTGCGCGACGCGTTCCGGATCCTCGCCTCGGAGGGCCTGGTGAACATCAACGCCAACCAGGGCGCCCTCGTCACGCCCATGACCAGCGACGACGTTCTGGAGTTGTATGTGATGCGCGAGGCGCTCGAAGCCCTCGCCGCCCGGCTCGCGGCCCGGCGGGCCCCGCAGCGCTGCTTCGACGAGTTCTCCACGCTGATCCCCACGATGAAGGAGGTCGGCGAGAGCGGTGACTTCCGCGAACTGTCCAAGCTGAACTTCCAGTTCCACGCGATCATCAGGGACGCGGCAGGCAACCGGTATCTGGAGCGCGCCCTGACCCAGGTGCAGAACGCGGCCCGCCGGTTCCCCGACCCGACCCTCGGACTGCCGGGCCGGGTGACCGAGTCGATCAGCGAGCATGTCGCGCTGGCCGACGCGATCAGCCAGGGCGACGCGGCCAAGGCGGAGAAGCTGGCCAGCGAGCACATGCACCACCTGTCCGAACTGCGCATCCGGATGCTGCTGCACAACTGA
- a CDS encoding ABC transporter ATP-binding protein, with protein sequence MVSTRTPVSKPGSAEPGDSRGVGLSIRDVSVEYTTARAGTKRALHDINLTVEKGEFICIVGTSGCGKTTLLKAIDGLVPITGGVIEVNGKAIKGPGHDRAVVFQAPSLLPWRSVEGNITYGLEMRGGTKSKEAKKTVRDLIRLVGLEGFEHSFAGELSGGMQQRVNLARALAVDPELLLLDEPFAALDAQTREAMQTELLNIWERTHKTAAFITHQIDEAVYLADRVVVMTARPGRIRETIEIDIPRPRRPELRRDPQFVAYCDRIRAMIEEEGLSTAPTAAVS encoded by the coding sequence ATGGTCTCCACCCGTACCCCGGTCTCCAAGCCCGGCTCCGCCGAGCCGGGCGACAGCCGCGGGGTCGGCCTCAGCATCCGTGATGTCTCGGTCGAGTACACCACGGCGCGGGCCGGCACCAAGCGTGCGCTGCACGACATCAACCTCACCGTCGAGAAAGGTGAGTTCATCTGCATCGTCGGCACCAGCGGCTGCGGCAAGACGACGCTGCTCAAGGCGATCGACGGACTCGTACCGATCACCGGCGGGGTGATCGAGGTCAACGGCAAGGCCATCAAGGGCCCGGGGCACGACCGGGCGGTGGTCTTCCAGGCGCCCTCGCTGCTGCCCTGGCGCTCGGTCGAGGGGAACATCACCTACGGCCTGGAGATGCGCGGCGGTACGAAGTCCAAGGAGGCCAAGAAGACGGTGCGCGACCTGATCCGTCTCGTCGGTCTCGAAGGCTTCGAGCACTCCTTCGCCGGCGAGCTGTCGGGTGGTATGCAACAGCGGGTGAATCTGGCCCGCGCACTCGCCGTCGACCCCGAACTGCTGCTGCTGGACGAGCCGTTCGCGGCGCTCGACGCGCAGACCCGCGAGGCGATGCAGACGGAACTGCTCAACATCTGGGAGCGCACGCACAAGACGGCGGCGTTCATCACGCACCAGATCGACGAGGCGGTCTATCTCGCCGACCGGGTGGTCGTCATGACCGCGCGGCCCGGCCGGATCCGCGAGACGATCGAGATCGACATCCCGCGCCCGCGCAGGCCCGAACTCCGCCGTGACCCGCAGTTCGTGGCGTACTGCGACCGGATCAGGGCCATGATCGAAGAGGAGGGGCTGTCCACCGCCCCGACGGCCGCCGTGTCGTAA
- a CDS encoding ABC transporter permease, with the protein METTSVTEAATLPAEPIPPVDGPKKTDPSDKGFSGFLKRRSMTLIGIASVLVFLALWEWVSDQGIVNPLFCSSPHRIWNTLSNLATTGQLWPNLSVSLQEFGWGFLLAIVVAIPAGILIGWYRPVEAIFDPFVTFLNAVPRVALLPLLIIWIGIGINLKIAVVFLGALIAILINTITGIKALDPQLLTMAKSFGASDFKIFRTIALPGSVPYILSGIRSGLGHALTGVVVGELYASTTGVGHLIAVAGNTFQTDLVFAGVVIIAVLGLVSTWILGLIERRFQSWRQPAVR; encoded by the coding sequence ATGGAGACGACTTCAGTGACCGAGGCCGCCACACTGCCCGCGGAGCCGATACCCCCGGTGGACGGGCCGAAGAAGACGGACCCGTCCGACAAGGGGTTCTCGGGATTCCTCAAGCGCCGTTCCATGACGCTGATCGGGATCGCCTCCGTGCTGGTGTTCCTGGCGCTGTGGGAGTGGGTCAGCGACCAGGGGATCGTCAACCCGCTGTTCTGCAGCTCGCCCCACCGCATCTGGAACACCCTCTCCAACCTGGCCACCACGGGCCAGTTGTGGCCGAACCTGTCGGTCAGCCTCCAGGAGTTCGGCTGGGGCTTCCTGCTGGCGATCGTCGTGGCCATCCCGGCCGGCATCCTGATCGGCTGGTACCGGCCGGTCGAGGCGATCTTCGACCCGTTCGTGACGTTCCTGAACGCCGTGCCGCGCGTCGCGCTGCTGCCGCTGCTGATCATCTGGATCGGCATCGGCATCAACCTCAAGATCGCCGTGGTCTTCCTGGGCGCGCTGATCGCGATCCTGATCAACACGATCACCGGCATCAAGGCGCTGGACCCTCAACTGCTCACCATGGCCAAGTCGTTCGGCGCCAGCGACTTCAAGATCTTCCGGACGATCGCGCTGCCGGGGTCCGTGCCGTACATCCTCAGCGGTATCAGGTCGGGGCTCGGCCACGCGCTGACCGGCGTCGTCGTCGGTGAGCTGTACGCGTCGACCACCGGTGTCGGGCACCTGATCGCGGTCGCGGGCAACACCTTCCAGACCGACCTGGTCTTCGCCGGCGTGGTCATCATCGCCGTGCTCGGCCTGGTGTCGACCTGGATCCTCGGGCTGATCGAGCGGAGGTTCCAGTCCTGGCGGCAGCCCGCCGTCCGGTGA
- a CDS encoding serine aminopeptidase domain-containing protein yields MIEINEKFSVAAVPDEVYAVLSDPHAVVECVSGAELGEQREDGSYHGTMTVKFSALRVKFAGKILLELDREARWGKVVASGRDGQGGTKFQATAEFTVVEGDDGSAVGTVSGQVELNGKLASVIENAATAVVRRMTADFVEALSMRCASSSTTLGPAVVAPAPAAVPAAEQAVASPGKADERPPAPAAAPAAAAATVGVLLLHDFGSSPSGLRPWGEAFAAAGMAASIPRLAGHGTRWTDLHRTTWQDWYDGAERALSELKGAHDQVFVMGLGLGATLALRLAEQRAGDIAGVVAVNPMFSPPQGTPKALGLMRYIRRSVPAAVGDIRKPGVKDVGYDRTSLRAAHSLAAFGALVRAGLRTVKLPVLAVTSGVDHVVAAADLAMLVDAFSAEQHRHVVLPDSYHVATLDNDAPTLFSESVAFVNSHALVSRP; encoded by the coding sequence ATGATCGAGATCAATGAGAAATTCAGCGTCGCGGCCGTTCCCGACGAGGTCTACGCCGTCCTGTCCGACCCGCACGCGGTCGTCGAGTGCGTCTCCGGGGCCGAACTGGGCGAGCAGCGGGAGGACGGCAGCTACCACGGCACCATGACGGTGAAGTTCAGCGCGCTGCGCGTGAAGTTCGCCGGCAAGATCCTCCTCGAACTGGACAGGGAGGCCCGCTGGGGCAAGGTCGTGGCCAGCGGCCGTGACGGCCAGGGCGGTACGAAGTTCCAGGCCACCGCCGAGTTCACGGTGGTCGAGGGCGACGACGGCAGCGCCGTCGGCACCGTGTCGGGGCAGGTCGAGCTGAACGGCAAGCTCGCCTCCGTCATCGAGAACGCGGCGACGGCGGTCGTCCGCCGGATGACCGCCGACTTCGTCGAGGCCCTGTCGATGCGCTGCGCCAGCAGCTCGACCACGCTCGGCCCCGCGGTCGTCGCCCCCGCACCGGCCGCGGTGCCCGCAGCCGAGCAGGCCGTGGCGTCGCCGGGAAAAGCTGACGAGCGGCCGCCGGCCCCGGCAGCCGCGCCCGCCGCTGCGGCCGCGACCGTCGGCGTGCTGCTGCTGCACGACTTCGGCAGTTCACCGAGCGGACTGCGGCCGTGGGGCGAGGCGTTCGCCGCCGCCGGCATGGCGGCGAGCATCCCGCGCCTCGCCGGACACGGCACCCGCTGGACCGACCTGCACCGCACCACCTGGCAGGACTGGTACGACGGCGCCGAGCGCGCCCTGTCCGAGCTGAAGGGCGCGCACGACCAGGTGTTCGTGATGGGCCTCGGCCTCGGCGCCACCCTCGCGCTGCGCCTGGCAGAGCAGCGCGCCGGCGACATCGCCGGGGTCGTCGCCGTCAACCCCATGTTCTCGCCGCCGCAGGGGACGCCGAAGGCACTGGGCCTCATGCGGTACATCAGACGCTCCGTACCGGCGGCCGTCGGCGACATCAGGAAGCCGGGTGTGAAAGACGTGGGCTACGACAGGACGTCGCTGCGGGCCGCCCATTCGCTGGCCGCCTTCGGCGCATTGGTACGGGCCGGGCTGCGCACCGTCAAGCTGCCGGTGCTGGCCGTCACCAGCGGCGTCGACCATGTCGTCGCCGCCGCCGATCTCGCGATGCTCGTGGACGCCTTCTCGGCGGAGCAGCACCGCCATGTGGTGCTCCCGGACAGCTATCACGTCGCCACGCTGGACAACGACGCACCCACGCTGTTCAGCGAGAGCGTCGCCTTCGTCAATTCCCACGCACTAGTGAGCCGGCCGTGA
- a CDS encoding cupin domain-containing protein, protein MDTDQGFRHVRQLDFDRLAQLTDTDRFSQKLIDHTSGGDHLAVGYIRTPPGGGSPRGLHTHAWEQIFYILEGTMEIEVEGERFSATPGTLVVFPAGTPHRNWNASQAPTVHLAMNSPLPVPNAPSAHTS, encoded by the coding sequence ATGGATACCGACCAGGGCTTCCGTCATGTCCGGCAGCTCGACTTCGACCGGCTCGCCCAGCTCACGGACACCGACCGGTTCTCCCAGAAACTCATCGACCACACCAGCGGCGGCGACCATCTCGCCGTGGGCTACATCCGTACCCCGCCGGGCGGCGGGTCGCCGCGCGGTCTGCACACCCACGCGTGGGAGCAGATCTTCTACATCCTTGAGGGAACGATGGAGATCGAAGTCGAGGGGGAACGTTTCTCCGCCACCCCCGGCACGCTCGTCGTCTTCCCGGCAGGGACCCCGCATCGCAACTGGAACGCGTCGCAAGCGCCGACGGTGCACCTCGCGATGAACAGCCCCCTGCCCGTCCCGAACGCCCCTTCGGCGCATACCAGCTGA
- a CDS encoding MmgE/PrpD family protein: MDKTTDQLVSYARSFGADQLTGPVRTAAVDRIVDSVACAVVGSLAESARIAVESVRGVHSDRPATVFGAGLSTTPELAAFANTSMVRAYDWNDGMLAQGGGHPSDMIPAVIAAGETVHANGEQILLGVTLAYELLGALGNVAPTRARGWDQGTFMGVAAALAVGRMLDLTEDQLANAVSLALVPHIPLRVNRTGLLSMWKGCASASAMQSALFAVRLARHGMTGPDEPFEGKSGLFEQVTGAFELTLPADPGGRMVVQISHLKQYPAETHSQALLGLIPAVRAWRPVERIESIEIETYWQAYHEIAMHPSKWDPTTRETADHSLPYLLALALVDGHIDTQTSFTPERIADPALRPVMRKISVTEDKEFTAGFRPPGKGISGAPRARLIVTATDGERFSEEVGFHRGHFRNPMSRADIDAKFDAASARRLSGPDRDRIRQAWWAVADTPDITELMALTGTFDGSS, translated from the coding sequence GTGGACAAAACAACCGACCAGCTGGTCAGCTATGCGAGGTCATTCGGCGCCGACCAGCTGACCGGGCCCGTACGCACGGCAGCGGTCGACCGGATCGTCGACTCGGTCGCCTGCGCCGTCGTCGGTTCGCTGGCCGAATCGGCCCGTATCGCTGTCGAGTCCGTACGCGGTGTACACAGTGACCGGCCGGCGACCGTCTTCGGCGCGGGGCTCAGCACCACACCCGAGCTGGCGGCCTTCGCCAACACCAGCATGGTCCGCGCGTACGACTGGAACGACGGGATGCTCGCCCAGGGCGGCGGCCACCCCAGCGACATGATCCCGGCGGTCATCGCCGCGGGCGAGACGGTCCACGCGAACGGCGAACAGATCCTGCTCGGCGTCACCCTCGCCTACGAACTGCTCGGCGCCCTCGGCAATGTCGCGCCGACCCGGGCGCGCGGCTGGGACCAGGGCACCTTCATGGGAGTCGCGGCGGCGCTCGCCGTCGGCCGGATGCTCGACCTCACCGAGGACCAGCTGGCCAACGCGGTCTCGCTCGCGCTGGTCCCGCACATACCGCTGCGGGTGAACAGGACAGGGCTGCTCTCCATGTGGAAGGGGTGCGCCTCGGCCTCCGCCATGCAGAGCGCGCTGTTCGCGGTCCGGCTCGCCCGGCACGGCATGACCGGGCCCGACGAGCCCTTCGAGGGCAAGTCGGGCCTGTTCGAGCAGGTCACCGGCGCCTTCGAGCTGACGCTCCCGGCCGATCCCGGCGGCCGGATGGTCGTGCAGATCTCGCATCTCAAGCAGTACCCCGCCGAGACGCACAGCCAGGCGCTGCTGGGGCTGATCCCGGCCGTACGGGCCTGGCGGCCGGTGGAGCGGATCGAGTCGATCGAGATCGAGACGTACTGGCAGGCGTACCACGAGATCGCGATGCACCCCTCGAAGTGGGACCCGACGACCCGCGAGACCGCCGACCACAGCCTGCCGTACCTGCTGGCCCTCGCCCTGGTCGACGGGCACATCGACACCCAGACCTCCTTCACCCCGGAGCGGATCGCCGATCCCGCGCTGCGGCCCGTGATGCGCAAGATCTCCGTCACCGAGGACAAGGAATTCACCGCCGGATTCCGGCCGCCGGGAAAGGGGATCTCCGGAGCGCCGCGCGCCCGGCTGATCGTCACGGCGACCGACGGCGAGCGGTTCAGCGAAGAAGTCGGATTCCACCGGGGGCATTTCAGGAACCCGATGTCCCGGGCCGACATCGACGCGAAATTCGACGCGGCGAGCGCGCGCCGGCTGTCCGGGCCGGACCGCGACCGGATCCGCCAGGCCTGGTGGGCCGTCGCCGACACCCCGGACATCACCGAACTGATGGCCCTGACCGGCACCTTCGACGGGAGCAGCTGA
- the tcuA gene encoding FAD-dependent tricarballylate dehydrogenase TcuA has product MSSEQTKKHVVVVGGGNAGFCAALSAAEKGARVTLLERAPFARSGGNTAFTAGAMRVAYEGVDDILSLVPDLSDELREVTDFGRYDESAFFDDLARVTKYRADPDLAQTLVSRSLPTLQWMRSQGVRFIPIYGRQAFKVEGRYTFWGGLTIEAVGGGQGLMEFLVKAAKNAGVTVRYDTRAIDLKTGPNGVRGVAVRSGWQDETIDCDAVVLAAGGFQANTEWRTRYLGPGWDLARVRGSSYNTGDGIRMALDIGASPAGNWSGCHAVQWDLNAPEFGDLAVGDGFQKHSYPWGVVFNAEGKRFIDEGADFRNYTYAMYGRRVLEQPNQVAWQVFDGKVQHLLRDEYHIKEATRVTANSLEELAKKLDGIDVDAFLREAKAYNAAVDQSVPFDPNVKDGRSATGLDVPKSNWANTLDTAPFSAYAVTCGVTYTFGGLRIDQQARVLDTGLEPIPGLFAAGELVGGLFYFNYPGGSGLTNGAVFGRMAGAGAAAA; this is encoded by the coding sequence GTGAGCAGTGAGCAGACCAAGAAGCATGTGGTGGTCGTGGGCGGCGGCAACGCCGGCTTCTGCGCGGCCCTTTCGGCGGCCGAGAAGGGCGCCAGGGTCACCCTGCTGGAGCGGGCGCCGTTCGCGAGGAGCGGGGGCAACACCGCCTTCACCGCGGGGGCGATGCGGGTGGCGTACGAAGGCGTGGACGACATCCTGAGCCTCGTGCCCGACCTCAGCGACGAACTGCGCGAGGTCACCGACTTCGGGCGCTACGACGAGTCGGCGTTCTTCGACGACCTGGCCAGGGTGACCAAGTACCGCGCCGATCCCGACCTGGCGCAGACCCTGGTCTCGCGCAGCCTGCCCACCCTCCAGTGGATGCGGTCCCAGGGCGTGCGCTTCATCCCGATCTACGGCCGGCAGGCGTTCAAGGTCGAAGGCCGCTACACCTTCTGGGGCGGGCTGACGATCGAGGCCGTCGGCGGTGGCCAGGGGCTGATGGAGTTCCTGGTCAAGGCGGCGAAGAACGCGGGCGTCACGGTCCGCTACGACACCCGCGCCATCGATCTGAAGACCGGCCCGAACGGGGTGCGCGGCGTCGCCGTACGGTCGGGCTGGCAGGACGAGACGATCGACTGCGACGCCGTCGTGCTCGCGGCCGGCGGCTTCCAGGCCAACACCGAGTGGCGGACCCGCTACCTCGGCCCCGGCTGGGACCTCGCGCGGGTGCGCGGCAGCTCGTACAACACCGGCGACGGCATCCGGATGGCGCTCGACATCGGTGCGAGCCCGGCGGGCAACTGGTCGGGCTGCCACGCGGTGCAGTGGGACCTGAACGCCCCCGAGTTCGGTGATCTCGCGGTGGGGGACGGCTTCCAGAAGCACAGCTATCCGTGGGGCGTCGTGTTCAACGCCGAAGGGAAGCGGTTCATCGACGAGGGCGCCGACTTCCGTAACTACACGTACGCGATGTACGGCCGCCGTGTCCTGGAGCAGCCGAACCAGGTCGCCTGGCAGGTCTTCGACGGCAAGGTGCAGCATCTGCTGCGCGACGAGTACCACATCAAGGAAGCCACCCGGGTCACCGCGAATTCGCTCGAAGAGCTGGCGAAGAAGCTGGACGGCATCGACGTGGACGCGTTCCTGCGGGAGGCGAAGGCGTACAACGCGGCCGTCGACCAGTCGGTGCCGTTCGACCCCAACGTGAAGGACGGCCGCTCGGCGACCGGCCTCGACGTACCGAAGTCGAACTGGGCGAACACCCTCGACACCGCGCCGTTCTCCGCGTATGCCGTGACCTGCGGGGTGACGTACACCTTCGGCGGGCTGCGCATCGACCAGCAGGCGCGCGTCCTCGACACGGGCCTCGAACCGATCCCCGGACTCTTCGCCGCGGGTGAACTCGTGGGCGGGCTCTTCTACTTCAACTATCCGGGCGGTTCGGGGCTGACCAACGGCGCCGTCTTCGGCCGGATGGCCGGCGCGGGAGCCGCCGCGGCTTGA